The Nostoc sp. PCC 7524 nucleotide sequence TTGTCAATTCCACCAATAGTCTGCAATTATCATATATACACCCATATTTATATCGGTTAACCGTAGTTTTATCAGGAGATTGTGGGATGAGAATGTGGCAGCGACCTTTACAGCAATTACAGTTAATTGCTAGGCAGAGAATATATCCTTTGAGTTTGAAATCCTTAAAAGGCTTTGTGTCACTGATGTTAGTAGGGGCAATATTGAGTATCACCCTTGCTGCCTGTTCTGGAGGTAATCAAACAAACACCACTGGCGAAGCTCCTACAGCCAACCCTGTTGCTGCCAACAAGCCCAATGTAGAACTCACCCTAGTTTCCTTTGCTGTCACCAAAGCAGCTCATGAAGCGATTATTCCTAAATTTATCGAAAAATGGAAGCAAGAACATAACCAAACTGTCAGATTTAGACAAAGCTATGGTGGCTCTGGTTCGCAAACTCGTGCTGTGGTTGATGGGTTAGAAGCAGATGTAGTTCACTTAGCACTGGCACTAGACACTCAAAAGATTGAGAAAGCTGGATTAATTGCTCCAGGATGGGAAAAAGAAGTACCCAATAACGGTATAGTATCTAAGTCTGTAGCCGCAATCATTACTCGCCCAGGCAATCCCAAAGGCATCAAAGACTGGGCAGATTTAGCTAAAGATGATGTTACAGTAATTACTGCTGACCCTAGAACTTCTGGTGTGGCGCGTTGGAATTTCCTTGCACTGTGGAATGCAGGGATGAAGACAGGCGGTGATGAGGCTAAAGCCAAAGAATTTGTCACTAAAGTATATAGTAATGTCCCAATTCTCACTAGGGATGCCAGGGAAGCGACAGACGCATTTGCTAAACAAGGACAAGGGGATGCTTTAATCAACTACGAAAACGAAGTGATCTTGGCACAACAAAAAGGTGAGAAACTAGACTACGTTATTCCCGAAGTCAATGTTTCTATTGATAATCCCATTGCTGTCGTTGATAAGAATGTTGATAAACACGGTAACAGAGAAGTAGCCGAAGCCTTTGTCAAATTCCTCTATACGCCAGAAGCACAACAAGAGTTTGTCAAAGTAGGATTTCGACCAGTAGATGAGACAGTATCTCAAACCAAAGAAGTAAAAGATAAGTTTCCCACAGTAAAAACTCTGGGTACTGCTCAAGATTTCGGTGGTTGGCAAGCCATTGACCAGAAGTTTTTCACCGATGGCGGTGTATTTGCTCAAATTCAAGCAAGTATAAAAAGATAGGGATTGGGGATTGGGGACTGGGGACTGGGGACTGGGAATTGATGGTATGGCAGGCATTGGCTATATAATATACTCCCTCATCCTCCACCCTACGGTAGGCTTACGCCGTCGTAAGAGAAGCAAGCTACATCCCCCTCATCCCCCTCATACCCTTACACCCTTACACCCTTAAATTGTCTATGACGTTATCTCCTTCTGCTGACATTGACCGTAACACCCCTGCTTGGAAGACATTTTTCCGTCCGTTGATTCAACTTCCCTGGACATGGCGGATTACCTTGGGATATTTAACAGTGATGTTATTTCTCCCGATGGCGGCCATGTTTCTCAAAGCTAGTACAGAACCGCCGGCTAGATTTTGGGAAATTGCTACCAGTGATATTGCTTTGGCAACCTATAATGTGACTTTTGTTACTTCTTTGCTGGCTGCCTTACTAAATGGCATCTTTGGGACTCTGGTGGCTTGGGTGTTGGTGCGGTACGATTTTCCCCTCAAGAGAATAGTTGATGCTACTGTTGATTTACCCTTTGCATTACCGACTGCGGTAGCAGGTTTAACACTGGCAACGGTTTACAGCGATAATGGCTGGATTGGTTCTCTACTTGCGCCAATGGGGATTAAAGTTTCATTCACTCGCTTGGGTGTTTGGGTAGCGATGGTATTTATCTCGTTACCTTTTGTTGTTAGAACTGTGCAGCCTGTGTTGCAAGAAATGGAAATTGAAATTGAAGAGGCTGCTTGGTCATTAGGTGCTTCACAGTGGCAAACTTTTTGGAAAGTGATCCTACCACCCTTGTTACCTTCAATTTTGACAGGTGTGGCTTTGGGTTTTTCCCGTGCAGTTGGGGAATATGGCTCGACTGTGATTATTGCTTCCAATACACCATTCCAAGATTTGATTGCGCCTGTGTTGATTTTTCAAAGGTTAGAACAGTATGACTATTCCGGTGCAACTGTCATTGGTGTGGTGTTATTGCTAATTTCTTTAGTGATGTTGTTAGGGATTAATTTATTACAAGCTTGGGCCAGAAGATATGACAACAAATAAGGAGTCTCAGATTAGTCCATCAAATCCCAAACAAAAAAAGAGTTGGGTTCCTACCATTTTAATTGGGATTGCGATCGCCTATTTAGCCCTAGTGCAATATATACCAGCAATTAACGTTTTTGTCCAAGCTTTCAGTAAGGGAGTAGGGCCATTTTTCGAGAACCTCAGCCGCACTGACTTTATTTATGCTGCCCAATTAACCCTTGTACTGGCATTAATTGCTGTACCTTTAAATACAGTATTTGGTTTGTGTGCCGCCTGGGCGATCGCTCGTCATAAATTCCCCGGACGTGCTTTAGTATTAAGTATTATTGATCTACCTTTTTCTATTTCCCCTGTAGTTGCTGGCTTGATGCTGGTGCTACTCTATGGAAGGCAAGGATGGTTTGGCCCGTTTCTAGAAGGGTATGATATTAAAATTATCTTTGGCTTACCGGGGATGGTATTGGCTACAGCCTTCGTCAGTATGCCTTTTGTGGCGCGGGAAGTGATTCCTATTTTAGAAGAGTTCGGTAGCGACCAAGAAGAAGCTGCTAGAACTCTGGGAGCTAATGATTGGCAAATATTTTGGCGTGTCACCCTACCCAGTATTCGTTGGGGTTTACTCTACGGTTTAATTTTGACTAATGCCAGGGCAATGGGTGAATTTGGCGCAGTTTCCGTTGTCTCAGGTAACATTGCTAATATTACCCAAAGTTTACCCTTGTTTGTAGAAGAAGCTTACAAACAATATGAAACAGAAGCGGCATTTTCTGCGGCTGTACTGTTAGCATTACTTGCCGTCGTCACTTTGGTACTTAAGGAGATTGTGGAACGGAAAACGAAAATTAAAGATGTGGAATAAATTAGGGATTGGGGATTAGGGATTAGGTATTTGGATGGCCATATGGCTGAGTGAATTTTTGGGAATTTATGCCGAAAGGCATCGAACCTTCTCTATAGTGGGGAAGGTTTTTTAATGTTGGCGCGATCGCCTATACTAAAATACGGTTCAATTCAGGATTATTGGTGTAGGAAATTAGTGTTTACAGACGCGATCAATAGCGTCTCTACAATATAATCATGATGCAAGATAGACTTCTCAAACAATGAACGGGCATTTAAGCACAAATGGTAGTAGTCTGATTCAGGCGATACACACGGCTGTCAAAGGTAGAGTTAGATTCAAAGTCAGTGGACTGCATCTTTCACACTCTTGCAAAAACTATATAGAATGGCGATTGTCACAGGAGAAAAATATTCTCCAATATAGTGCTAATCATTTAACGGGCAATGTGCTGGTGATTTTTGATCCAGATTATAGCTTGAGTGCGATCGCCTCTCTTCTGCAAAATATTGTTTTAGATTACAGACAAGAAATTGCCCAACAATCTGTCAGCATAGTCCCAACACCCATACAGCTGACAGCTATACCCATACAACCACAATTAGAGCAACTTAACAGTCAATTGATTGTAGGTTCTGCCGTGGCGACTGTCTTAGTCTTGA carries:
- the cysT gene encoding sulfate ABC transporter permease subunit CysT yields the protein MTLSPSADIDRNTPAWKTFFRPLIQLPWTWRITLGYLTVMLFLPMAAMFLKASTEPPARFWEIATSDIALATYNVTFVTSLLAALLNGIFGTLVAWVLVRYDFPLKRIVDATVDLPFALPTAVAGLTLATVYSDNGWIGSLLAPMGIKVSFTRLGVWVAMVFISLPFVVRTVQPVLQEMEIEIEEAAWSLGASQWQTFWKVILPPLLPSILTGVALGFSRAVGEYGSTVIIASNTPFQDLIAPVLIFQRLEQYDYSGATVIGVVLLLISLVMLLGINLLQAWARRYDNK
- a CDS encoding sulfate ABC transporter substrate-binding protein, which gives rise to MRMWQRPLQQLQLIARQRIYPLSLKSLKGFVSLMLVGAILSITLAACSGGNQTNTTGEAPTANPVAANKPNVELTLVSFAVTKAAHEAIIPKFIEKWKQEHNQTVRFRQSYGGSGSQTRAVVDGLEADVVHLALALDTQKIEKAGLIAPGWEKEVPNNGIVSKSVAAIITRPGNPKGIKDWADLAKDDVTVITADPRTSGVARWNFLALWNAGMKTGGDEAKAKEFVTKVYSNVPILTRDAREATDAFAKQGQGDALINYENEVILAQQKGEKLDYVIPEVNVSIDNPIAVVDKNVDKHGNREVAEAFVKFLYTPEAQQEFVKVGFRPVDETVSQTKEVKDKFPTVKTLGTAQDFGGWQAIDQKFFTDGGVFAQIQASIKR
- the cysW gene encoding sulfate ABC transporter permease subunit CysW, giving the protein MTTNKESQISPSNPKQKKSWVPTILIGIAIAYLALVQYIPAINVFVQAFSKGVGPFFENLSRTDFIYAAQLTLVLALIAVPLNTVFGLCAAWAIARHKFPGRALVLSIIDLPFSISPVVAGLMLVLLYGRQGWFGPFLEGYDIKIIFGLPGMVLATAFVSMPFVAREVIPILEEFGSDQEEAARTLGANDWQIFWRVTLPSIRWGLLYGLILTNARAMGEFGAVSVVSGNIANITQSLPLFVEEAYKQYETEAAFSAAVLLALLAVVTLVLKEIVERKTKIKDVE